One Candidatus Poribacteria bacterium genomic window, GCCGGAGCTGCCAGCGGCGGAGCTCCCGCCCGAACGCCTCGTCGGAGTCGGACCCAAAGTCGCCGCTACGCTGCGCGAGCATGGCTACGCCAACGTCGGCGCGATTGCCGAAGCGGATGTCAAGGAGCTGTCCGTGCTCCCGAACCTCGGCGCGAAGACTGCCGAGAAGCTCGTCGCGTCTGCCAAGTCGTTGATCCTGGCAGAACAGCGCGCGGCTGCCGCTTCAGAGTCGTAGGGATCATCGGAAACCGGGTATGCATCCGAGAACGGGAGCGAATGACGGCACCGGAACGGAGCTGCATGGGCTGTCGGCAGAAGGGAGCCAAGCGAACGTTGGTTCGGATCGTGCGGCTCGAAGATGGCTCGCTCTGCGCCGATCCGACGGGGAAGCGTCCGGGACGCGGCGCCTATGTTTGCAGCGATGGGGCATGTATCGAGCGCGCCCTGACGCCCAAGTCGCTCATTCGCGCTCTGCGGCTGACGACCCCGATCGCGCCTCCCCAGATCGAGGCGCTCCGATCGGAGCTCACGCAACTAGTCAACGACGGACCTGACGGATCGCCAAAGACACGACGAATGGGGGTGGTTACCCGATGAGTTCTCCGACACATCCTCCTTATGACAAACCCGTGCGGGTCTATGAACTGGCGAAACATCTCGACGTGCCCAACAAGGAGCTGATTGAGCGGCTCAAGGAGATGGGGTTCGAGGTCAAGACGCACTCCAGCACGATCACTCCGGAAGAAGCGAATCGTGCCTGCCAAGAGATCGCGGGTCAGGGCGCTCCG contains:
- a CDS encoding YlxR family protein; its protein translation is MTAPERSCMGCRQKGAKRTLVRIVRLEDGSLCADPTGKRPGRGAYVCSDGACIERALTPKSLIRALRLTTPIAPPQIEALRSELTQLVNDGPDGSPKTRRMGVVTR